One region of Microbacterium rhizosphaerae genomic DNA includes:
- a CDS encoding sugar phosphate isomerase/epimerase family protein encodes MIGLGTYAFFWQHSDLVPEPLSLVGAFEATRELGVELFQICDYAPLETVSAAELEDAAAAARDLGLRIQLGTKGLEPERLGRFLDLAGVFGATLVRSMLHGPDSRPSHAQADVWVRAALPAYEASGVTLALETYEQVATADLVAFVERIGSEHLGVCLDPANVVAELERPRDCVEATAAYVKNVHVKDFAFARRPGWVGFTYGGAPMGTGLHDYPHLLSTVRPREREIDEVVEHWLSWQGDPETTIRTERDWTRTTLEYLRSTT; translated from the coding sequence ATGATCGGGCTCGGCACGTACGCGTTCTTCTGGCAGCACTCGGACCTCGTTCCCGAGCCGCTCTCGCTCGTGGGCGCCTTCGAGGCGACGAGGGAGCTCGGCGTCGAGCTGTTCCAGATCTGCGACTACGCGCCCCTCGAGACGGTGAGCGCCGCCGAGCTCGAGGACGCCGCGGCCGCCGCGCGCGACCTCGGCCTCCGCATCCAGCTCGGCACGAAGGGCCTCGAGCCCGAGCGGCTCGGGCGGTTCCTCGACCTCGCCGGCGTCTTCGGTGCGACGCTCGTGCGGAGCATGCTGCACGGGCCGGACTCGCGGCCCTCCCACGCCCAGGCGGACGTCTGGGTGCGCGCAGCGCTGCCGGCGTACGAGGCATCCGGTGTCACCCTCGCCCTCGAGACCTACGAGCAGGTCGCGACTGCCGACCTCGTCGCCTTCGTCGAGCGCATCGGCAGCGAGCATCTCGGCGTCTGCCTCGATCCGGCCAACGTCGTCGCCGAACTCGAGCGGCCGCGCGACTGCGTCGAGGCCACCGCTGCGTACGTGAAGAACGTCCATGTGAAGGACTTCGCCTTCGCCCGCCGGCCCGGCTGGGTCGGCTTCACCTACGGCGGCGCCCCGATGGGCACCGGCCTGCACGACTACCCGCATCTGCTGAGCACCGTCCGCCCGCGCGAGCGCGAGATCGACGAGGTCGTCGAGCACTGGCTGAGCTGGCAGGGCGACCCCGAGACCACCATCCGAACCGAGCGGGACTGGACCCGCACCACTCTCGAATACCTGAGGAGCACGACATGA
- a CDS encoding SDR family NAD(P)-dependent oxidoreductase, protein MGQLEGKTALITGAALGIGLAVAKRFAREGARVILADRNGAGAAQAAAEIGAAARAVTMDISDEDAVAAAFAEIEADGWAPDVVVANAGVQLFGQDAPAADLDLEVWRRTIDVNLTGTFLTVKHAVRSMLRGGEGAASRPGGGSIILTGSPTGVNGEGKDFTAYSASKAGIHGLGRTVAAAYADKNIRVNTVQPAYTETPLVAAISEDPESRAAIIGRIPIGRAGTPDDVAGIMVYLASDDGAFATGALFCVDGGMTTL, encoded by the coding sequence ATGGGACAGCTGGAGGGCAAGACCGCGCTGATCACGGGCGCGGCGCTGGGGATCGGGCTCGCGGTCGCCAAGAGGTTCGCGCGGGAGGGTGCGCGTGTCATCCTCGCCGACCGCAACGGCGCGGGCGCGGCGCAGGCGGCCGCCGAGATCGGCGCCGCCGCCCGGGCGGTGACGATGGACATCTCCGATGAGGACGCGGTCGCTGCGGCGTTCGCCGAGATCGAGGCCGACGGCTGGGCGCCCGACGTCGTCGTGGCGAACGCCGGGGTGCAGCTGTTCGGCCAGGACGCGCCGGCGGCCGACCTCGACCTCGAGGTCTGGCGCCGCACGATCGACGTCAACCTGACCGGTACGTTCCTGACGGTCAAGCATGCAGTGCGCTCGATGCTCCGCGGCGGCGAGGGGGCGGCGTCGCGCCCGGGCGGCGGGTCGATCATCCTCACCGGCAGCCCGACCGGGGTGAACGGCGAGGGCAAGGACTTCACCGCCTACAGCGCGTCGAAGGCCGGCATCCACGGGCTCGGACGCACCGTCGCCGCCGCCTACGCCGACAAGAACATCCGGGTCAACACCGTGCAGCCGGCGTACACCGAGACCCCGCTCGTGGCGGCGATCAGCGAGGATCCCGAGTCGCGCGCCGCCATCATCGGCCGCATCCCGATCGGCCGTGCCGGAACCCCCGACGACGTCGCGGGCATCATGGTCTACCTCGCCAGCGACGACGGGGCGTTCGCCACAGGCGCGCTCTTCTGCGTCGACGGCGGGATGACCACCCTCTGA
- a CDS encoding dihydroxyacetone kinase family protein — translation MTRLWNEPADFADEMIDGFVAANERYVRRVPGGVARSTTSPAGQVAIVIGGGSGHYPAFGGLVGPGLAHAAAMGNLFASPSAQQVYAVAKAADNGGGVFFTYGNYAGDVLNFDAAQERLRAEGVACETVTVTDDVFSATRDEKHKRRGIAGDLTVFRAVAAAAEAGYDLGEVARIGRLANERTRSFGVAFTGCTLPGAAQPLFSVPEGRMAIGLGIHGEPGIAESDIPSADGLAELLVQKLLTEVPDGIEVEAARVVPVLNGLGSLKYEELFVVYRRVAQLLTDAGIDIVDPHVGEYCTSFDMAGVSLTLFWLGSAEEDDELETLWQTAVDTPAYRRGSVAPQERADAAAIASVVETVEPGDEASRSVAQTVLAAVHTLVDTVDEHVEELGRIDAVAGDGDHGIGMQRGSHAALAAAIAAVEAGAGAQTTLERAADAWSDKAGGTSGALWGVILAAVASRLGDQGRPDAASVAAGVAAASRGVTDYGKAEVGDKTLVDALVPFSATLTRAIEAGAGLVDAWRTAADAATRAAAATADLLPRMGRARTHGQNSVGTPDPGAISLALIATAVGETLAASASQKEHAHG, via the coding sequence ATGACCCGGCTCTGGAATGAGCCGGCGGACTTCGCCGACGAGATGATCGACGGATTCGTCGCCGCGAACGAGCGGTACGTGCGCCGGGTGCCGGGCGGCGTCGCGCGGTCGACGACCTCCCCCGCGGGGCAGGTCGCGATCGTCATCGGAGGCGGCTCCGGCCACTACCCCGCGTTCGGCGGACTCGTCGGCCCGGGGCTCGCACACGCCGCGGCCATGGGCAACCTCTTCGCCTCACCGTCGGCCCAGCAGGTCTACGCGGTCGCGAAGGCCGCGGACAACGGCGGCGGCGTCTTCTTCACCTACGGCAACTACGCCGGCGACGTGCTGAACTTCGACGCGGCGCAGGAGCGCCTGAGGGCCGAGGGCGTCGCGTGCGAGACGGTCACCGTCACCGACGACGTCTTCAGCGCGACCCGGGACGAGAAGCACAAGCGCCGCGGCATCGCCGGCGACCTCACCGTGTTCCGTGCCGTCGCCGCGGCCGCCGAGGCCGGGTACGACCTCGGCGAGGTCGCCCGGATCGGCCGGCTCGCCAATGAGCGCACCCGGTCGTTCGGCGTCGCCTTCACCGGCTGCACACTGCCGGGCGCCGCGCAGCCGCTGTTCTCGGTACCCGAGGGACGGATGGCGATCGGGCTCGGCATCCATGGGGAGCCCGGCATCGCCGAGAGCGACATCCCCTCCGCCGACGGCCTCGCCGAGCTGCTCGTGCAGAAGCTGCTCACGGAGGTGCCGGACGGGATCGAGGTCGAAGCCGCCCGGGTCGTGCCGGTGCTCAACGGTCTCGGCTCGCTGAAGTACGAGGAGCTCTTCGTCGTCTACCGCCGCGTGGCGCAGCTGCTGACGGACGCCGGGATCGACATCGTCGACCCTCACGTCGGCGAGTACTGCACGAGCTTCGACATGGCCGGCGTCTCGCTCACCCTGTTCTGGCTCGGGAGTGCGGAAGAGGACGACGAGCTCGAGACGCTGTGGCAGACCGCCGTGGACACCCCCGCCTACCGCCGCGGGTCCGTCGCTCCCCAGGAGCGCGCGGATGCCGCTGCCATCGCATCCGTCGTCGAGACCGTCGAGCCGGGCGACGAGGCCTCGCGGTCCGTCGCGCAGACCGTGCTCGCCGCGGTGCACACGCTCGTGGACACCGTCGACGAGCACGTGGAGGAGCTCGGCCGGATCGACGCGGTCGCCGGCGACGGCGACCACGGCATCGGCATGCAGCGTGGATCGCACGCCGCCCTGGCTGCCGCGATCGCCGCGGTGGAGGCGGGAGCGGGCGCGCAGACCACTCTCGAACGGGCGGCGGATGCGTGGAGCGACAAGGCCGGCGGCACCTCGGGGGCGCTGTGGGGCGTCATCCTCGCCGCGGTCGCGAGCAGGCTCGGCGACCAGGGCCGTCCCGACGCCGCGTCGGTGGCCGCGGGCGTGGCGGCCGCCTCCCGCGGCGTCACCGACTACGGCAAGGCCGAGGTCGGCGACAAGACCCTCGTGGATGCGCTCGTGCCGTTCAGCGCGACGCTCACCCGGGCGATCGAGGCGGGCGCCGGACTCGTCGACGCCTGGCGCACGGCGGCCGATGCGGCGACCCGCGCGGCCGCCGCCACCGCAGACCTCCTGCCCCGTATGGGCCGTGCCCGCACGCACGGCCAGAACAGCGTGGGCACTCCCGACCCGGGCGCGATCTCGCTCGCGCTCATCGCGACCGCTGTGGGCGAGACGCTCGCAGCCTCCGCCTCACAGAAGGAGCACGCACATGGCTGA
- a CDS encoding phosphogluconate dehydrogenase C-terminal domain-containing protein — translation MTMTTDPSTSSGTGVAGRYRIAVIGAGGKMGMRVSDNLAGTDHTVAYVENSPAGRERTLDAGRGLTDAAAAVAGADIVVFAVPDLALQSVTADLVPQMKSGAIALTLDPAAAYAGLLTDREDVIRAVAHPCHPSIFLQRTTPEEYADTFGGIAAPQDAIAAIESDDPAKKHILDATVRAIYAPVLDVHYVTIKQLAQLEPTLVETVACMIGALLNEALSEAVSTMGVPEAAARSMLYGHTQVALANGLRGDNPFSDACLIAMDYGRESIIKDDWKKIFRDDELDKNLARMLHLDHIER, via the coding sequence ATGACGATGACGACCGACCCTTCGACGAGCTCAGGGACCGGGGTGGCAGGACGCTACCGGATCGCCGTCATCGGCGCCGGCGGCAAGATGGGGATGCGCGTCTCCGACAACCTCGCGGGGACCGACCACACGGTCGCGTACGTCGAGAACTCGCCGGCCGGCCGCGAGCGCACGCTCGACGCGGGCCGTGGACTGACGGATGCGGCGGCAGCCGTGGCCGGCGCCGACATCGTCGTCTTCGCAGTGCCGGACCTCGCGCTGCAGTCGGTCACCGCCGACCTCGTGCCGCAGATGAAGTCCGGCGCGATCGCGCTCACGCTCGACCCGGCGGCCGCGTACGCGGGCCTGCTCACCGACCGGGAGGACGTCATCCGCGCGGTGGCGCACCCGTGCCACCCATCGATCTTCCTGCAGCGCACGACTCCCGAGGAGTACGCCGACACGTTCGGGGGCATCGCCGCACCGCAAGATGCGATCGCCGCGATCGAGTCCGACGACCCGGCCAAGAAGCACATCCTCGACGCCACGGTCCGCGCGATCTACGCCCCCGTGCTCGACGTCCACTACGTGACCATCAAGCAGCTCGCCCAGCTCGAGCCGACGCTCGTCGAGACCGTCGCGTGCATGATCGGCGCGCTGCTCAACGAAGCGCTCAGCGAGGCTGTGAGCACCATGGGCGTGCCCGAAGCGGCGGCGCGCAGCATGCTGTACGGCCACACGCAGGTGGCGCTGGCCAACGGGCTGCGCGGTGACAACCCGTTCTCCGATGCGTGCCTCATCGCGATGGACTACGGTCGCGAGAGCATCATCAAAGACGACTGGAAGAAGATCTTCCGCGACGACGAGCTCGACAAGAACCTCGCGCGGATGCTCCACCTCGACCACATCGAGCGCTGA
- a CDS encoding FadR/GntR family transcriptional regulator, giving the protein MPAYPDDRSAEITAALGALPSGTPVSEVARRLMDLFTSGELDPGTRLPPERQLAATLGVGRSAVREALAALEILGIVDVRPGSGTYLRGTASELLPQTLRWGLLIGQKNTAELLELRSGLEIYVARLAAGRAAASDLRALSASLERMRATAAELKAFARADLDFHNALAVAAGNDTLVDLLHVVRSLLQVYADRAVHDELEARTAIAEHATVFDAVQSGNEDAAASAMAVHMATASSRLAAASGASEVPASEPVPTVGA; this is encoded by the coding sequence ATGCCCGCCTACCCCGACGACCGCTCGGCCGAGATCACGGCCGCCCTCGGCGCGCTGCCCTCCGGCACGCCGGTGTCCGAGGTGGCGCGTCGTCTCATGGACCTCTTCACGAGCGGCGAGCTCGATCCGGGCACCCGGCTTCCCCCCGAGCGTCAGCTCGCCGCGACCCTGGGCGTCGGCCGCTCCGCCGTCCGCGAGGCTCTCGCTGCGCTCGAGATCCTGGGCATCGTCGACGTGCGACCCGGCTCGGGCACCTACCTGCGCGGCACGGCGAGCGAGCTCCTGCCCCAGACGCTGCGCTGGGGCCTGCTGATCGGGCAGAAGAACACGGCGGAGCTGCTGGAGCTGCGCTCCGGACTCGAGATCTACGTCGCGCGGCTCGCGGCGGGCCGGGCGGCGGCATCCGATCTGCGCGCGCTGTCCGCCTCACTCGAGCGGATGCGGGCCACCGCTGCGGAGCTGAAGGCCTTCGCCCGTGCCGACCTCGACTTCCACAATGCGCTCGCGGTCGCGGCCGGCAACGACACCCTCGTCGACCTGCTGCACGTCGTGCGGTCGCTGCTGCAGGTATACGCGGACCGCGCGGTGCACGACGAGCTCGAGGCGCGCACCGCGATCGCCGAGCACGCGACGGTCTTCGACGCCGTTCAGAGCGGCAACGAGGATGCCGCCGCCTCGGCGATGGCGGTGCACATGGCGACCGCATCCTCCCGTCTGGCCGCCGCATCCGGCGCCTCCGAGGTCCCGGCGTCCGAGCCGGTGCCCACGGTGGGCGCTTAG
- a CDS encoding lipoate--protein ligase family protein, whose protein sequence is MHGEYKVPGGKLVVVDLEVRDGRITEFRLAGDFFLEPDDALADIDAAVNGLPAETDAAAIAAAVRAALPEGAQLLGFTPESVGTAVRRALVTAPGWRDFSWEVVHDRPVSPRMNLALDEVLTTRVGDGRRNPTLRLWEWNESAVVIGSFQSVKNEVDPEGAKRHGFDVVRRISGGGAMMMAANSIVTYSLYVPASLVAGMTFADSYAFLDDWVLQALRALGIDAVYQPLNDIAGPSGKIGGAAQKRLANGGVLHHATLSYDMDGQVMTEVLRIGREKLSDKGTVSAAKRVDPLRSQTGLPREAIIATFIDTFSNLYGAVPGSITEEEYAEAEALVASKFATDAWLNRVP, encoded by the coding sequence ATGCACGGCGAATACAAGGTCCCCGGCGGAAAGCTCGTCGTCGTCGACCTGGAGGTCCGCGACGGTCGCATCACGGAGTTCCGTCTCGCGGGCGACTTCTTCCTCGAGCCCGACGATGCGCTGGCCGACATCGACGCGGCGGTCAACGGACTTCCGGCGGAGACGGATGCGGCGGCCATCGCCGCTGCGGTCCGCGCCGCGCTGCCGGAGGGAGCGCAGCTGCTGGGATTCACTCCGGAATCCGTCGGCACCGCCGTACGCCGGGCACTGGTCACAGCGCCGGGCTGGCGGGACTTCTCGTGGGAGGTGGTGCACGACAGGCCCGTGTCGCCGCGCATGAACCTCGCCCTGGACGAGGTGCTCACGACCCGCGTCGGCGATGGGCGCCGCAATCCCACGCTGCGGCTGTGGGAGTGGAACGAGTCCGCTGTGGTGATCGGCTCGTTCCAGTCGGTGAAGAACGAAGTCGACCCTGAGGGGGCGAAGCGGCACGGATTCGACGTCGTGCGCCGCATCTCGGGTGGCGGCGCGATGATGATGGCGGCGAACTCGATCGTGACCTACTCGCTGTACGTGCCGGCATCCCTCGTCGCGGGCATGACGTTCGCCGACTCGTACGCGTTCCTCGACGACTGGGTGCTGCAGGCCCTGCGCGCCCTCGGCATCGACGCCGTCTATCAGCCGCTCAACGACATCGCGGGACCCTCCGGCAAGATCGGCGGCGCCGCCCAGAAGCGCCTCGCCAACGGCGGAGTGCTCCACCACGCGACCTTGAGCTACGACATGGACGGCCAGGTCATGACCGAGGTGCTGCGCATCGGCCGCGAGAAGCTCAGCGACAAGGGCACCGTCTCCGCCGCGAAGCGCGTCGACCCTCTCCGGAGCCAGACCGGACTGCCTCGCGAGGCCATCATCGCGACCTTCATCGACACGTTCTCGAACCTCTACGGCGCCGTGCCCGGATCGATCACCGAAGAGGAATATGCCGAGGCCGAGGCCCTGGTCGCCTCGAAGTTCGCCACGGATGCGTGGCTGAACCGCGTCCCGTGA
- a CDS encoding PadR family transcriptional regulator, which produces MPDLNLLESVLLGLLVRTPAAGYDLRRYLEDQGRVFGYTPQSSQIYRQLAALVDRGLLEYAVDTERGGPDAKVYTPTPAGVASFLAWAQAPFEPTPRPMDAHFQRHFALAGGLSPVLALRIVETELAYRVAQERDYEPVGFLAESDSATGALFDPDWAAEARFLGDARGHALAAVHISWLTTTRRRLLHVVERTGAAWPDERWVAASRS; this is translated from the coding sequence ATGCCCGACCTGAACCTGCTGGAGTCGGTCCTGCTGGGACTCCTGGTCCGCACGCCGGCGGCCGGTTACGACCTGCGCCGCTACCTCGAAGACCAGGGCCGCGTGTTCGGCTACACGCCGCAGTCCTCGCAGATCTACCGTCAGCTCGCGGCACTGGTCGACCGCGGCCTGCTCGAGTACGCGGTGGACACGGAGCGCGGCGGCCCCGATGCCAAGGTCTACACCCCGACCCCGGCCGGCGTCGCATCCTTCCTCGCGTGGGCGCAGGCGCCGTTCGAGCCGACCCCGCGCCCGATGGATGCGCATTTCCAACGTCATTTCGCGCTCGCCGGCGGACTCTCGCCGGTGCTGGCACTGCGCATCGTCGAGACGGAGCTCGCCTACCGGGTCGCGCAGGAGCGCGACTACGAACCTGTCGGGTTCCTGGCCGAGAGCGACTCCGCGACGGGCGCGCTCTTCGATCCGGACTGGGCTGCAGAGGCCCGGTTCCTGGGTGACGCGCGCGGCCACGCGCTGGCGGCGGTCCACATCTCGTGGCTCACGACGACCCGCCGCAGGCTCCTGCACGTGGTGGAGCGTACGGGCGCCGCGTGGCCCGACGAGCGGTGGGTCGCGGCATCCCGATCGTGA
- a CDS encoding sulfatase family protein yields the protein MAEASRRRPNIVMILTDDHAAHSIGAYGSVVNETPRIDELADAGVRLDRCYVTNSLCSPSRASILTGTYSHVNGVTTLFTPIDASQPTFVSQLKAAGYRTAIVGKWHMGEDGPSNPQGFDYWDVLINQGEYFDPRFLSKDGLRHVEGYATDVITDLALHWVETLDGDDPWCVLIWHKAPHRSWEPDEKHQDMYADPIPVPGTFWDDYSTRSASARRALMRIVDYLNKDDLKVDPPEGLSYEELALWKYQRYMQDYLRCVASVDDNVGRVTDWLRERGEFDDTLVMYSSDQGFFLGEHGWFDKRFMYEESLRMPLIMSYPRALPAGAAHEGIVTNVDFAKTILDAAGVEAHERMQGRSFLGDLVGEPTSPPAEGMYYRYWENDDWFHKAPAHYGYRDERYKIIFFYNASLGLPGAGFFEYPPEWELYDLETDPEELNNVYFDPAYAEIRETMMQKLARAQAEVGDAPWEGQQITDDQRWAVLSRLTGR from the coding sequence ATGGCCGAGGCATCCCGCCGCCGTCCCAACATCGTCATGATCCTCACCGACGATCACGCCGCGCACTCGATCGGCGCGTACGGCTCCGTCGTCAACGAGACGCCGCGCATCGACGAGCTGGCCGATGCCGGCGTCCGCCTCGACCGCTGCTACGTCACCAACTCCCTGTGCTCACCGAGCCGTGCGTCGATCCTCACCGGCACGTACAGCCACGTGAACGGCGTCACGACGCTGTTCACGCCCATCGACGCGAGCCAGCCGACCTTCGTCTCGCAGCTGAAGGCGGCGGGCTATCGGACGGCGATCGTCGGCAAGTGGCACATGGGCGAGGACGGTCCCTCGAATCCGCAGGGCTTCGACTACTGGGACGTGCTCATCAACCAGGGGGAGTACTTCGACCCGCGATTCCTCTCGAAGGACGGCCTGCGCCACGTCGAGGGCTACGCCACGGACGTCATCACCGACCTCGCGTTGCACTGGGTCGAGACCCTCGACGGCGACGACCCGTGGTGCGTGCTCATCTGGCACAAGGCGCCGCACCGGTCGTGGGAGCCCGACGAGAAGCACCAGGACATGTACGCCGACCCGATCCCGGTGCCCGGCACGTTCTGGGACGACTACAGCACGCGCTCGGCATCCGCCCGCCGTGCGCTCATGCGGATCGTCGACTACCTCAACAAGGACGACCTGAAGGTCGACCCGCCCGAGGGCCTCTCGTACGAGGAGCTCGCCCTGTGGAAGTACCAGCGGTACATGCAGGACTACCTGCGGTGCGTGGCATCCGTCGACGACAACGTCGGGCGGGTGACCGACTGGCTCCGCGAGCGCGGCGAGTTCGACGACACGCTCGTCATGTACTCGTCCGATCAGGGGTTCTTCCTCGGCGAGCACGGCTGGTTCGACAAGCGCTTCATGTACGAGGAGTCGCTGCGGATGCCGCTCATCATGAGCTACCCGCGCGCCCTGCCCGCCGGCGCGGCGCACGAGGGGATCGTCACGAACGTCGACTTCGCGAAGACGATCCTGGATGCCGCGGGTGTCGAGGCGCATGAGCGGATGCAGGGGCGCAGCTTCCTCGGCGACCTCGTCGGCGAGCCCACGAGCCCGCCCGCGGAGGGCATGTATTACCGCTACTGGGAGAACGACGACTGGTTCCACAAGGCGCCGGCCCACTACGGCTACCGGGACGAGCGGTACAAGATCATCTTCTTCTACAACGCGAGCCTGGGCCTGCCCGGGGCCGGCTTCTTCGAGTACCCGCCGGAGTGGGAGCTGTACGACCTCGAGACCGATCCCGAGGAGCTGAACAACGTGTACTTCGACCCGGCGTACGCCGAGATCCGCGAGACCATGATGCAGAAGCTCGCGCGGGCGCAGGCCGAGGTCGGCGACGCGCCCTGGGAGGGTCAGCAGATCACCGACGACCAGCGCTGGGCGGTGCTGTCGCGGCTGACGGGGCGCTGA
- a CDS encoding ribose-5-phosphate isomerase: MADALRIVIGADDAGFDYKEILKRDLEGDPGVASVVDVGVDADGHTPYPKVAIEAAQRVAGGDADRALLICGTGLGVAIAANKVPGIRAVTAHDSFSVERGVVSNNAQVLTMGQRVVGIELARRLVREWLTYRFDTSSASAQKVAVIDEYETTGSC; encoded by the coding sequence ATGGCTGACGCCCTGCGCATCGTCATCGGCGCCGACGACGCCGGATTCGACTACAAGGAGATCCTCAAGCGCGACCTCGAGGGCGATCCCGGCGTCGCATCCGTCGTCGACGTGGGCGTGGACGCGGACGGTCACACGCCCTACCCGAAGGTCGCCATCGAGGCCGCGCAGCGCGTCGCCGGCGGCGACGCCGACCGCGCGCTGCTCATCTGCGGCACCGGTCTCGGCGTCGCGATCGCGGCGAACAAGGTGCCCGGCATCCGCGCCGTCACCGCGCACGACTCGTTCTCCGTCGAGCGCGGCGTGGTGTCGAACAACGCCCAGGTGCTCACGATGGGCCAGCGCGTCGTGGGCATCGAGCTCGCCCGCCGCCTCGTGCGCGAGTGGCTCACCTACCGCTTCGACACCTCGTCGGCCTCGGCACAGAAGGTGGCCGTCATCGACGAGTACGAGACCACAGGCTCCTGCTGA
- a CDS encoding alpha/beta fold hydrolase, which yields MPTSGDAGPLAVERSFTDAHDIQIVFDAYAPQTTARGVVQLLHGVGEHARRYAALISALTAAGFAVYADDHRGHGRTGMGHHGEAAKLGQLGPGGHRAAVDAVWLFTQLIAAENTGLPLILLGHSWGSFLAQKLVNAHPDAYDGLILSGSSLLWPGALNAGDLNKPWRGKDATGLEWLATDPAVAAEFAADPLTTDKPLAQLFGIVEAARLYGKPRKNLGRDIPTLLMVGGEDTVGGPRSVHMLADAYRSRSGFRDVTTLVYPGDRHEIFNEKDQAEVRADLLAWLDKHYPSRD from the coding sequence ATGCCCACCTCCGGCGATGCAGGTCCGCTGGCCGTCGAACGCTCGTTCACCGATGCGCACGACATCCAGATCGTCTTCGATGCATATGCCCCGCAGACCACCGCGCGCGGGGTCGTCCAGCTGCTGCACGGAGTGGGGGAGCACGCCCGCCGCTATGCGGCCCTCATCTCCGCACTGACAGCGGCCGGCTTCGCCGTCTACGCCGACGATCATCGCGGCCACGGCCGCACCGGCATGGGCCACCACGGCGAGGCCGCCAAGCTGGGGCAGCTCGGCCCCGGCGGCCATCGCGCCGCCGTCGACGCGGTGTGGCTGTTCACGCAGCTGATCGCCGCCGAGAACACCGGGCTGCCGCTCATCCTCCTCGGGCACTCGTGGGGATCGTTCCTCGCGCAGAAGCTCGTCAACGCGCACCCGGACGCCTATGACGGACTCATCCTGTCCGGGTCGTCCCTTCTGTGGCCCGGCGCCCTGAACGCGGGCGATCTCAACAAGCCCTGGCGGGGGAAGGATGCCACGGGCCTGGAATGGCTCGCGACCGACCCGGCCGTTGCCGCCGAGTTCGCCGCCGATCCGCTCACGACCGACAAGCCGCTCGCCCAGCTCTTCGGCATCGTCGAGGCCGCGCGCCTGTACGGCAAGCCTCGCAAGAACCTCGGCCGTGACATCCCGACACTCCTCATGGTGGGCGGCGAGGACACGGTGGGAGGCCCGCGCAGCGTGCATATGCTCGCCGATGCATACCGCTCGCGCTCCGGCTTCAGGGATGTGACGACCCTCGTCTACCCCGGTGACCGGCACGAGATCTTCAACGAGAAGGACCAGGCCGAGGTGCGCGCCGACCTTCTGGCATGGCTCGACAAGCACTACCCCTCGCGCGACTGA
- a CDS encoding triose-phosphate isomerase family protein: MPQVTVGVSLKTYFGHERAAAWFLDVARRAAAHPAVASGAVRFFVIPTYLQIPAALEAFAGTAVLVGAQDVSEYEPGAYTGEVTAPELAEVGVAVAEIGHAERRRLFGETDEVIAAKTAMALRHGVTPVLCVGESEPLAPTDAAAATVAQLEADLADAPAGPIIVAYEPVWAIGAPAPAPVEHIVAVARAVRATLALPDRASSVVIYGGSAGPGLLAELGEAVDGLFLGRSAHDVEALLSVLDEAEAVAREPGSSRSSSEERSDATKRVQESRA; the protein is encoded by the coding sequence ATGCCCCAGGTCACGGTCGGCGTGAGCCTGAAGACGTACTTCGGGCACGAGCGCGCGGCGGCGTGGTTCCTCGACGTCGCCCGTCGCGCCGCCGCGCACCCGGCCGTGGCCTCGGGAGCCGTGCGGTTCTTCGTCATCCCCACCTACCTGCAGATCCCCGCGGCGCTCGAGGCGTTCGCGGGCACGGCGGTGCTCGTCGGCGCGCAGGATGTGTCGGAGTACGAACCCGGCGCCTACACCGGCGAGGTGACGGCACCCGAGCTCGCCGAGGTCGGCGTCGCCGTCGCCGAGATCGGGCACGCGGAGCGGCGGCGGCTGTTCGGCGAGACCGACGAGGTCATCGCGGCCAAGACGGCGATGGCTCTGCGGCACGGGGTGACTCCGGTGCTGTGCGTGGGCGAGTCCGAGCCTCTGGCGCCGACGGATGCCGCGGCCGCGACGGTCGCGCAGCTCGAGGCGGACCTCGCCGACGCGCCGGCCGGGCCGATCATCGTCGCGTACGAGCCGGTGTGGGCGATCGGAGCGCCGGCGCCGGCGCCCGTCGAGCACATCGTCGCCGTCGCGCGGGCTGTGCGCGCGACTCTGGCTCTGCCGGATCGTGCGAGCAGCGTCGTGATCTACGGCGGTTCGGCGGGTCCGGGTCTGCTCGCGGAACTCGGGGAGGCGGTGGATGGGCTGTTCCTCGGCCGCTCCGCGCACGACGTCGAGGCCTTGCTCTCGGTGCTCGATGAGGCCGAGGCTGTTGCGCGCGAGCCCGGATCTTCCCGGTCGTCGAGCGAAGAGCGCAGCGACGCGACGAAACGCGTGCAGGAGAGCCGCGCATGA